The Scylla paramamosain isolate STU-SP2022 chromosome 42, ASM3559412v1, whole genome shotgun sequence genome has a segment encoding these proteins:
- the LOC135093323 gene encoding uncharacterized protein LOC135093323 — protein MSCRGKLMLELALKAKENSEENPEENSTGCELAVDPQINDDHLLPSASITGASSASNNRKSSSSSDSSSSSDSSSSSESSSSSDSETEDIDTDDSVKDKDYIPSKEEEESFNLEEKDAVDKIPVLVSPQKGRKRKQHLSQWKKHKAKKLRNSGKAYISKNKKIRPERKMKLPCGNKCRIKCSEQINEEERQKLFDSYWALGDIAQQWQFISNCIKTVRPKYRYVREGGNRQPRNNNSSFHFMVGQNEIRVCKLFFKNTLDINERPIRTALAKQSRVANVLMEPDKRGQHGNQVTVDPEIRKGVKAHIESIPQIESHYTRATSSRTFICGSKTIAEIHRDYVEKSKQQKVPYANYTLFYRIFTTEIFLFLFLKRTNAMFVHLIIMRRMKRKSAFKKAMEITTKKKTCQEMKNIKIKLKVMQLLLFMTFRL, from the exons ATGTCATGTAGAGGAAAACTTATGCTAGAATTAGCATTAAAGGCTAAggaaaacagtgaagaaaaccCTGAGGAAAATAGTACAG GATGTGAACTTGCTGTTGACCCTCAAATCAATGATGACCATCTGCTGCCATCAGCAAGCATTACGGGTGCAAGCTCTGCTTCAAATAACAGGAAGTCTTCTTCTAGTAGTGACTCGTCCTCTAGTAGTGACTCGTCTTCTAGCAGTGAATCATCTTCTAGCAGTGACTCAGAAACTGAAGATATTGACACAGATGATTCCGTGAAAGATAAGGACTATATCCcaagcaaagaggaagaagagagttttAACCTTGAAGAGAAGGACGCAGTTGATAAAATTCCTGTACTAGTTAGTCCGCAAAAGGGACGTAAACGTAAACAGCACCTGAGTCAATGGAAGAAACATAAAGCGAAAAAATTAAGGAACTCTGGAAAGGCTTATAtaagcaaaaataagaaaataagaccagaaaggaaaatgaaactgCCATGTGGAAATAAATGTCGAATTAAATGTTCAgaacagataaatgaagaagaaaggcaaaaacTCTTTGACTCTTATTGGGCATTAGGAGACATTGCTCAACAGTGGCAGTTCATTTCAAACTGCATTAAAACTGTTAGACCTAAATACAGGTATGTTCGTGAGGGAGGCAACCGTCAACCTAGGAACAATAACAGTTCCTTTCACTTCATGGTTGGTCAGAATGAAATTCGTGTTTGCAAACTTTTTTTCAAGAACACACTTGATATCAATGAGCGGCCAATAAGAACAGCTTTAGCAAAGCAAAGCAGAGTTGCTAATGTTCTTATGGAACCTGATAAGAGAGGCCAACATGGTAATCAAGTAACTGTTGATCCTGAAATTAGGAAAGGCGTCAAGGCACATATTGAGTCTATCCCTCAGATAGAGAGTCACTATACGAGAGCTACATCAAGTAGGACATTCATATGCGGCTCTAAAACAATTGCAGAAATTCACCGCGATTATGTTGAGAAGTCCAAACAACAAAAGGTACCTTATGCCAATTACACTCTGTTTTATCGCATTTTTACCACAgagatatttctttttttgttcctaaaaaggaccAATGCGATGTTTGTTCATCTTATCATAATgcggagaatgaagagaaagagcgcCTTCAAGAAAGCTATGGAAATCaccacaaagaaaaagacatgtCAAGAAATGAAAAACATAAAGATAAAACTGAAAGTGATGCAGTTGTTGCTGTTTATGACCTTCAGGCTGTAA